A single region of the Oryzias melastigma strain HK-1 linkage group LG23, ASM292280v2, whole genome shotgun sequence genome encodes:
- the napepld gene encoding N-acyl-phosphatidylethanolamine-hydrolyzing phospholipase D isoform X2, translating into MEKSGSLEGVAPEERKSLVEAGGVPQGAEGGEINSQSQRKRSSSRKSFRLDYRLEEEVTKSAQDKHGRWINPWPTWRFPSHSMLLRFLLWDKNHSDVPTSKEALDCALPVMEPYFVRNPQPSDSLPGMRVTWLGHATVLVEMDGLNILTDPVFSQRASPLQFMGPKRYRGPPCTVEQLPRIDAVVISHSHYDHLDVGSVVSLNARFGGDLRWFVPLGLMDWLAKSGCENVIELDWWEENCVPGHDQVTFVCTPSQHWSKRTPWDDNKSLWSSWSVLGPDHRFFFAGDTGYCSSFQEIGRRFGPFDLAAIPIGAYKPRDVMQGQHVDPVEAVEIHQDVQAKQSVAIHWGTFALAYEYYLEPPVLLREALERKGLKPESFFTLNHGESRLIAADEGDVFD; encoded by the exons ATGGAGAAGTCTGGGTCTTTAGAGGGAGTGGCGCCCGAGGAGAGGAAAAGCCTCGTGGAG gctGGTGGAGTTCCTCAAGGCGCAGAAGGCGGAGAAATCAATTCTCAGAGCCAGAGGAAGCGCAGCTCTTCTCGCAAGAGTTTTCGTCTGGATTATCGCCTGGAG GAGGAAGTGACTAAATCAGCCCAGGACAAACACGGTCGCTGGATTAACCCCTGGCCAACATGGCGCTTCCCCTCCCACTCCATGCTGTTGAGGTTCCTGCTTTGGGACAAAAATCACTCTGACGTGCCAACGAGTAAAGAA GCCCTGGATTGTGCGCTCCCGGTGATGGAGCCGTACTTCGTTAGAAACCCACAACCTTCTGACTCCCTTCCAGGAATGAGAGTCACCTGGCTGGGCCACGCAACTGTTCTGGTTGAAATGGATGGGCTGAATATTCTGACAGATCCagtcttcagccagagagcttCTCCGCTCCAGTTCATGGGGCCCAAACGCTACAGGGGACCCCCCTGCACTGTGGAacag CTGCCGAGGATTGATGCGGTGGTCATCAGtcattctcattatgatcatcTGGATGTGGGCTCTGTGGTCAGTCTCAACGCGCGCTTCGGAGGGGATCTACGCTG GTTCGTGCCCCTGGGTTTGATGGACTGGCTGGCAAAGTCGGGCTGTGAGAATGTGATCGAGCTGGACTGGTGGGAGGAGAACTGTGTCCCCGGTCACGACCAGGTCACGTTTGTATGCACCCCCTCGCAGCACTGGAGCAAGCGCACACCGTGGGACGATAACAAG TCTTTATGGAGCAGCTGGTCTGTTCTGGGCCCTGACCATCGATTCTTTTTTGCTGGCGATACCGGCTACTGTTCGTCCTTCCAGGAGATTGGACGGCGTTTTGGACCGTTTGATCTCGCTGCGATCCCTATCGGAGCATACAAGCCCAG GGATGTGATGCAGGGACAGCACGTGGATCCAGTGGAGGCCGTTGAAATTCATCAGGACGTCCAGGCCAAACAGTCGGTAGCGATTCACTGGGGAACGTTCGCCCTGGCCTATGAG TACTACCTGGAGCCACCGGTTCTTCTCAGAGAAGCCCTGGAACGCAAAGGGCTGAAACCCGAGTCTTTCTTCACTCTGAATCACGGGGAGTCTCGGCTTATAGCGGCGGACGAGGGAGACGTGTTCGACTGA
- the cpsf6 gene encoding cleavage and polyadenylation specificity factor subunit 6 isoform X2, with translation MADGVDHIDIYADVEEEFNQESEYPVHEQIDLYDDVISPSANNGDAPEDRDYMDSMPASGGSEGGKNAPPNVVYTYTGKRIALYIGNLTWWTTDEDLTEAIRSIGISDVLEIKFFENRANGQSKGFALVCVGSEGSSRKLMDLLSKRELHGQNPIVTPCNKQSLSQFEMQSRKSTQSGQMSGEGKAGPPGSGHRSGFSMGNRGRGRFPGPPGSGVDRFPPGPIGPGGPPPHFPGGMQGLPRPPPGPPGPPGPVGPPPGQGLPPPLAGPPNRGDRPPPPVLFPGQFGQPPLGPLPPGPPPPGYGPPPGPPPPQQGPPPPGPFPPRPPGPIGPPMALAPPPHLPGPPPGAPPPAPHVNPAFFPPPGNNSMPPNDSRGPPGPNDHYGRPPPYERDYGPGGRDMDSSRAPLSEAEFEEIMNRNRAISSSAISRAVSDASAADYGSAIETLVTAISLIKQSKVSADDRCKVLISSLQDCLHGIESKSYGSVSRRERSRERDHSRSREKSRRHKSRSRDRHEDYYRERSRERDRHRERDRDRDREREREREYRHR, from the exons ATGGCGGACGGTGTGGATCACATCGACATCTACGCCGACGTAGAAGAGGAATTTAATCAG gaatcaGAGTATCCAGTTCACGAGCAGATTGACTTGTACGATGATGTGATATCCCCATCTGCCAATAATGGAGATGCTCCAGAAGACCGGGACTACATGGATTCAATGCCTGCGTCCGGCGGGTCTGAAGGAGGGAAGAACGCCCCGCCCAACGTGGTGTACACCTATACAGGCAAAAGGATTGCCCTGTACATCGGAAACCTTACATGG tgGACAACAGATGAGGACCTGACTGAAGCCATTCGTTCAATAGGCATTAGTGATGTGCTTGAGATAAAGTTCTTTGAAAACAGGGCTAATGGCCAGTCAAAAGG GTTTGCTCTTGTGTGTGTTGGTTCTGAGGGATCATCAAGGAAATTAATGGACCTGCTGTCAAAGAGAGAGCTCCACGGTCAGAATCCTATCGTCACACCGTGCAATAAACAGTCCCTCAGCCAGTTTGAGATGCAGTCACGTAAAA GTACTCAGTCTGGCCAGATGTCAGGGGAAGGTAAAGCTGGTCCTCCTGGTTCAGGACACCGCTCTGGTTTCTCAATGGGCAACAGAGGGCGAGGCCGGTTTCCTGGTCCTCCTGGTTCTGGAGTAGATCGCTTCCCTCCTGGCCCCATAGGCCCTGGAGGCCCACCACCCCACTTTCCTG GCGGAATGCAGGGTCTTCCCCGTCCTCCCCCTGGTCCTCCTGGCCCCCCTGGCCCTGTTGGACCACCACCTGGCCAGGGTTTGCCCCCTCCCCTCGCAGGCCCTCCCAATCGTGGTGACAGACCTCCTCCCCCTGTTCTCTTTCCTGGCCAGTTTGGTCAGCCTCCGTTGGGACCTCTTCCTCCAGGCCCCCCTCCTCCAGGGTACGGTCCTCCTCCTGGTCCCCCACCCCCTCAGCAAGGCCCACCTCCTCCAGGACCCTTTCCTCCTCGTCCTCCGGGCCCTATCGGACCACCTATGGCTCTGGCCCCACCCCCACATTTGCCAGGCCCTCCTCCAGgtgctcctccacctgctcctcaTGTGAATCCTGCTTTCTTCCCCCCACCTGGCAACAACAGCATGCCCCCTAACGACAGCCGAGGACCTCCCGGGCCAAACGACCATTACGGACGGCCGCCACCATACGAGAGAGACTACGGCCCTGGAGGCCG AGACATGGACTCATCGCGGGCGCCATTGAGTGAAGCAGAGTTTGAGGAGATCATGAACAGGAATAGAGCCATCTCCTCCAGTGCAATATCTCGAGCTGTGTCTGATGCCAGCGCAG CTGATTATGGCAGCGCGATAGAGACTTTGGTGACAGCGATCAGTCTGATTAAGCAGTCCAAAGTCTCAGCAGATGACCGCTGTAAGGTTCTTATCAGTTCTTTACAGGACTGTCTTCACGGCATTGAGTCAAAAAGCTATGGCTCTGTATCAag ACGTGAGCGTTCTAGAGAACGTGACCACAGCCGCTCCCGAGAAAAGAGCCGGAGACACAAGTCCCGCAGTCGGGACAGGCACGAGGATTATTACAGAGAGCGTAGCCGCGAGCGTGATCGCCATCGCGAACGGGACCGTGACCGCGACAGGGAAAGAGAGCGGGAGAGGGAATATCGCCACCGTTAG
- the LOC112158661 gene encoding YEATS domain-containing protein 4: protein MFKTMTEFGPDSGGRVKGVTIVKPIVFGNVAHYFGKKREDDGHTHQWTVYVKPYRNEDMSAYVKKIQFKLHESYGNPLRVVTKPPYEITETGWGEFEIIIKIFFIDPNERPVTLYHLLKLFQSDSSAMPKKTVVSEFYDEMIFQDPTAMMQQLLTSSRQLTLGAYKHETEFGELEQRTKEKLEAAKKRTSQEIAELKDKLKASRENINHLKTEIRKLEEDGDHKEH from the exons ATGTTCAAAACGATGACGGAATTTGGTCCAGATTCCGGAGGGCGTGTAAAG GGAGTGACAATAGTGAAGCCAATTGTATTTGGGAATGTTGCCCACTACTTTGGGAAGAAGAGAGAGGATGATGGACACACGCATCAGTGGACTGTTTATGTGAAGCCTTACAGGAATGAG GATATGTCTGCATATGTGAAGAAGATCCAGTTCAAGCTCCATGAGAGCTACGGAAACCCACTAAGAG tgGTGACTAAACCTCCCTATGAGATCACAGAGACAGGCTGGGGGGAGTTTGAGATCATCATCAAGATCTTCTTCATAGATCCCAATGAGAGACCT GTGACTCTGTACCATCTGCTGAAGCTGTTCCAGTCTGATTCCAGTGCCATGCCCAAGAAGACGGTTGTCTCTGAATTCTATGATGAAATG ATATTTCAGGATCCTACAGCTATGATGCAACAGCTGCTAACTTCATCCAGACAACTCACCTTGGGAGCCTACAAACATGAGACTGAGT TTGGTGAGCTAGAGCAGAGAACCAAAGAGAAACTGGAAGCAGCCAAGAAGAGGACGAGCCAGGAAATCGCAGAGTTAAAAGACAAACTGAAAGCCAGTCGAGAAAACATAAACCACCTTAAGACAGAGATCCGAAAACTGGAGGAAGATGGAGACCACAAAGAACACTGA
- the napepld gene encoding N-acyl-phosphatidylethanolamine-hydrolyzing phospholipase D isoform X1, producing the protein MDPAFFKPLQLLLVFKNKFNRLLGIHSVQRSFIRCGGGRLMEKSGSLEGVAPEERKSLVEAGGVPQGAEGGEINSQSQRKRSSSRKSFRLDYRLEEEVTKSAQDKHGRWINPWPTWRFPSHSMLLRFLLWDKNHSDVPTSKEALDCALPVMEPYFVRNPQPSDSLPGMRVTWLGHATVLVEMDGLNILTDPVFSQRASPLQFMGPKRYRGPPCTVEQLPRIDAVVISHSHYDHLDVGSVVSLNARFGGDLRWFVPLGLMDWLAKSGCENVIELDWWEENCVPGHDQVTFVCTPSQHWSKRTPWDDNKSLWSSWSVLGPDHRFFFAGDTGYCSSFQEIGRRFGPFDLAAIPIGAYKPRDVMQGQHVDPVEAVEIHQDVQAKQSVAIHWGTFALAYEYYLEPPVLLREALERKGLKPESFFTLNHGESRLIAADEGDVFD; encoded by the exons ATGGACCCAGCTTTCTTTAAGCCATTGCagcttttgcttgtttttaagaATAAGTTTAACCGACTTTTAGGGATCCATTCTGTTCAGAGGTCCTTCATCAG GTGTGGAGGTGGGAGACTCATGGAGAAGTCTGGGTCTTTAGAGGGAGTGGCGCCCGAGGAGAGGAAAAGCCTCGTGGAG gctGGTGGAGTTCCTCAAGGCGCAGAAGGCGGAGAAATCAATTCTCAGAGCCAGAGGAAGCGCAGCTCTTCTCGCAAGAGTTTTCGTCTGGATTATCGCCTGGAG GAGGAAGTGACTAAATCAGCCCAGGACAAACACGGTCGCTGGATTAACCCCTGGCCAACATGGCGCTTCCCCTCCCACTCCATGCTGTTGAGGTTCCTGCTTTGGGACAAAAATCACTCTGACGTGCCAACGAGTAAAGAA GCCCTGGATTGTGCGCTCCCGGTGATGGAGCCGTACTTCGTTAGAAACCCACAACCTTCTGACTCCCTTCCAGGAATGAGAGTCACCTGGCTGGGCCACGCAACTGTTCTGGTTGAAATGGATGGGCTGAATATTCTGACAGATCCagtcttcagccagagagcttCTCCGCTCCAGTTCATGGGGCCCAAACGCTACAGGGGACCCCCCTGCACTGTGGAacag CTGCCGAGGATTGATGCGGTGGTCATCAGtcattctcattatgatcatcTGGATGTGGGCTCTGTGGTCAGTCTCAACGCGCGCTTCGGAGGGGATCTACGCTG GTTCGTGCCCCTGGGTTTGATGGACTGGCTGGCAAAGTCGGGCTGTGAGAATGTGATCGAGCTGGACTGGTGGGAGGAGAACTGTGTCCCCGGTCACGACCAGGTCACGTTTGTATGCACCCCCTCGCAGCACTGGAGCAAGCGCACACCGTGGGACGATAACAAG TCTTTATGGAGCAGCTGGTCTGTTCTGGGCCCTGACCATCGATTCTTTTTTGCTGGCGATACCGGCTACTGTTCGTCCTTCCAGGAGATTGGACGGCGTTTTGGACCGTTTGATCTCGCTGCGATCCCTATCGGAGCATACAAGCCCAG GGATGTGATGCAGGGACAGCACGTGGATCCAGTGGAGGCCGTTGAAATTCATCAGGACGTCCAGGCCAAACAGTCGGTAGCGATTCACTGGGGAACGTTCGCCCTGGCCTATGAG TACTACCTGGAGCCACCGGTTCTTCTCAGAGAAGCCCTGGAACGCAAAGGGCTGAAACCCGAGTCTTTCTTCACTCTGAATCACGGGGAGTCTCGGCTTATAGCGGCGGACGAGGGAGACGTGTTCGACTGA
- the LOC112158683 gene encoding YEATS domain-containing protein 4, with protein sequence MTEFGPDSGGRVKGVTIVKPIVFGNIARFFGKKREDDGHTHQWTVYVKPYRNEDMSAYVKKIQFKLHESYGNPLRVVTKPPYEITETGWGEFEIIIKIFFIDPNERPVTLYHLLKLFQSDSSAMPKKTVVSEFYDEMIFQDPTAMMQQLLTSSRQLTLGAYKHETEFGELEQRTKEKLEAAKKRTSQEIAELKDKLKASRENINHLKTEIRKLEEDGDHKEH encoded by the exons ATGACGGAATTTGGCCCAGATTCCGGTGGGCGCGTAAAG GGAGTGACAATAGTGAAGCCAATTGTGTTTGGGAATATTGCCCGCTTCTTTGGGAAGAAGAGAGAGGATGATGGACACACGCATCAGTGGACTGTTTATGTGAAACCTTACAGGAATGAG GATATGTCTGCATATGTGAAGAAGATCCAGTTCAAGCTCCATGAGAGCTACGGAAACCCACTAAGAG tgGTGACTAAACCTCCCTATGAGATCACAGAGACAGGCTGGGGGGAGTTTGAGATCATCATCAAGATCTTCTTCATAGATCCCAATGAGAGACCT GTGACTCTGTACCATCTGCTGAAGCTGTTCCAGTCTGATTCCAGTGCCATGCCCAAGAAGACGGTTGTCTCTGAATTCTATGATGAAATG ATATTTCAGGATCCTACGGCTATGATGCAACAGCTGCTAACTTCATCCAGACAACTCACCTTGGGAGCCTACAAACATGAGACCGAGT TTGGTGAACTAGAGCAGAGAACCAAAGAGAAACTGGAAGCAGCCAAGAAGAGGACGAGCCAGGAAATCGCAGAGTTAAAAGACAAACTGAAAGCCAGTCGAGAAAACATAAACCACCTTAAGACAGAGATCCGAAAACTGGAGGAAGATGGAGACCACAAAGAACACTGA
- the cpsf6 gene encoding cleavage and polyadenylation specificity factor subunit 6 isoform X1 yields the protein MADGVDHIDIYADVEEEFNQESEYPVHEQIDLYDDVISPSANNGDAPEDRDYMDSMPASGGSEGGKNAPPNVVYTYTGKRIALYIGNLTWWTTDEDLTEAIRSIGISDVLEIKFFENRANGQSKGFALVCVGSEGSSRKLMDLLSKRELHGQNPIVTPCNKQSLSQFEMQSRKSTQSGQMSGEGKAGPPGSGHRSGFSMGNRGRGRFPGPPGSGVDRFPPGPIGPGGPPPHFPEFIGGMQGLPRPPPGPPGPPGPVGPPPGQGLPPPLAGPPNRGDRPPPPVLFPGQFGQPPLGPLPPGPPPPGYGPPPGPPPPQQGPPPPGPFPPRPPGPIGPPMALAPPPHLPGPPPGAPPPAPHVNPAFFPPPGNNSMPPNDSRGPPGPNDHYGRPPPYERDYGPGGRDMDSSRAPLSEAEFEEIMNRNRAISSSAISRAVSDASAADYGSAIETLVTAISLIKQSKVSADDRCKVLISSLQDCLHGIESKSYGSVSRRERSRERDHSRSREKSRRHKSRSRDRHEDYYRERSRERDRHRERDRDRDREREREREYRHR from the exons ATGGCGGACGGTGTGGATCACATCGACATCTACGCCGACGTAGAAGAGGAATTTAATCAG gaatcaGAGTATCCAGTTCACGAGCAGATTGACTTGTACGATGATGTGATATCCCCATCTGCCAATAATGGAGATGCTCCAGAAGACCGGGACTACATGGATTCAATGCCTGCGTCCGGCGGGTCTGAAGGAGGGAAGAACGCCCCGCCCAACGTGGTGTACACCTATACAGGCAAAAGGATTGCCCTGTACATCGGAAACCTTACATGG tgGACAACAGATGAGGACCTGACTGAAGCCATTCGTTCAATAGGCATTAGTGATGTGCTTGAGATAAAGTTCTTTGAAAACAGGGCTAATGGCCAGTCAAAAGG GTTTGCTCTTGTGTGTGTTGGTTCTGAGGGATCATCAAGGAAATTAATGGACCTGCTGTCAAAGAGAGAGCTCCACGGTCAGAATCCTATCGTCACACCGTGCAATAAACAGTCCCTCAGCCAGTTTGAGATGCAGTCACGTAAAA GTACTCAGTCTGGCCAGATGTCAGGGGAAGGTAAAGCTGGTCCTCCTGGTTCAGGACACCGCTCTGGTTTCTCAATGGGCAACAGAGGGCGAGGCCGGTTTCCTGGTCCTCCTGGTTCTGGAGTAGATCGCTTCCCTCCTGGCCCCATAGGCCCTGGAGGCCCACCACCCCACTTTCCTG AATTCATAGGCGGAATGCAGGGTCTTCCCCGTCCTCCCCCTGGTCCTCCTGGCCCCCCTGGCCCTGTTGGACCACCACCTGGCCAGGGTTTGCCCCCTCCCCTCGCAGGCCCTCCCAATCGTGGTGACAGACCTCCTCCCCCTGTTCTCTTTCCTGGCCAGTTTGGTCAGCCTCCGTTGGGACCTCTTCCTCCAGGCCCCCCTCCTCCAGGGTACGGTCCTCCTCCTGGTCCCCCACCCCCTCAGCAAGGCCCACCTCCTCCAGGACCCTTTCCTCCTCGTCCTCCGGGCCCTATCGGACCACCTATGGCTCTGGCCCCACCCCCACATTTGCCAGGCCCTCCTCCAGgtgctcctccacctgctcctcaTGTGAATCCTGCTTTCTTCCCCCCACCTGGCAACAACAGCATGCCCCCTAACGACAGCCGAGGACCTCCCGGGCCAAACGACCATTACGGACGGCCGCCACCATACGAGAGAGACTACGGCCCTGGAGGCCG AGACATGGACTCATCGCGGGCGCCATTGAGTGAAGCAGAGTTTGAGGAGATCATGAACAGGAATAGAGCCATCTCCTCCAGTGCAATATCTCGAGCTGTGTCTGATGCCAGCGCAG CTGATTATGGCAGCGCGATAGAGACTTTGGTGACAGCGATCAGTCTGATTAAGCAGTCCAAAGTCTCAGCAGATGACCGCTGTAAGGTTCTTATCAGTTCTTTACAGGACTGTCTTCACGGCATTGAGTCAAAAAGCTATGGCTCTGTATCAag ACGTGAGCGTTCTAGAGAACGTGACCACAGCCGCTCCCGAGAAAAGAGCCGGAGACACAAGTCCCGCAGTCGGGACAGGCACGAGGATTATTACAGAGAGCGTAGCCGCGAGCGTGATCGCCATCGCGAACGGGACCGTGACCGCGACAGGGAAAGAGAGCGGGAGAGGGAATATCGCCACCGTTAG